Proteins from one Hoplias malabaricus isolate fHopMal1 chromosome 2, fHopMal1.hap1, whole genome shotgun sequence genomic window:
- the ppp6c gene encoding serine/threonine-protein phosphatase 6 catalytic subunit, translating into MAPLDLDKYVEIARQCKYLPENDLKRLCDYVCDLLLEESNVQPVSTPVTVCGDIHGQFYDLCELFRTGGQVPDTNYIFMGDFVDRGYYSLETFTYLLALKAKWPDRITLLRGNHESRQITQVYGFYDECQTKYGNANAWRYCTKVFDMLTVAALIDEQILCVHGGLSPDIKTLDQIRTIERNQEIPHKGAFCDLVWSDPEDVDTWAISPRGAGWLFGAKVTNEFVHINNLKLICRAHQLVHEGYKFMFDEKLVTVWSAPNYCYRCGNIASIMVFKDVNVREPKLFRAVPDSERVIPPRTTTPYFL; encoded by the exons ATGGCGCCGTTAGACCTGGACAAGTATGTTGAAATTGCCAGACAGTGTAAATATCTTCCAGAGAATGATCTGAAG AGATTGTGTGACTATGTGTGTGACCTTCTACTAGAGGAATCAAATGTACAACCAGTATCCACTCCAGTCACTGTTTGTGGGGACATCCATGGACAG TTTTATGACTTATGTGAGCTCTTCAGAACTGGAGGACAAGTACCAGACACAAACTACATTTTCATG GGTGACTTTGTTGACAGAGGATATTACAGCTTAGAGACTTTCACATACTTGCTAGCACTTAAAGCTAAGTGGCCAGACCGCATCACACTACTGCGTGGGAATCATGAGAGTAGACAGATCACACAAGTCTATGGATTTTATG ATGAGTGCCAAACGAAGTATGGAAATGCCAATGCATGGAGATACTGCACAAAAGTGTTTGACATGCTGACGGTTGCTGCC tTGATAGATGAGCAGATCCTTTGCGTGCACGGAGGCCTTTCTCCTGATATAAAAACTCTGGACCAGATCCGCACAATTGAACGTAACCAGGAAATCCCTCACAAGGGTGCGTTTTGTGACCTTGTTTGGTCTGATCCAGAAGATGTTGACACCTGGGCTATCAGCCCAAGAGGAGCAGGTTGGCTTTTTGGCGCCAAGGTCACCAATGAG TTTGTCCACATCAACAACCTGAAACTGATTTGTCGCGCCCATCAGCTGGTTCATGAGGGCTACAAGTTTATGTTTGACGAGAAGCTGGTAACGGTGTGGTCAGCGCCTAACTACTGTTACCGCTGCGGCAACATTGCCTCCATCATGGTCTTCAAAGATGTGAACGTACGAGAGCCCAAACTGTTCCGGGCTGTCCCTGATTCAGAAAGGGTAATACCACCTAGAACGACAACACCCTACTTCCTCTGA